Proteins co-encoded in one Vidua macroura isolate BioBank_ID:100142 chromosome 13, ASM2450914v1, whole genome shotgun sequence genomic window:
- the IHO1 gene encoding interactor of HORMAD1 protein 1 isoform X3 has translation MPNKFSMRSSTASDYSSLSDSQLLFGSQFCPDNVQSAAAPLELGTQPGQQNSQDSEPSIFTKYQTKPQLFDEETREKGSLNFGAGRVKNVLENFEVNKNKIKDKYDREVLSSFIFSIKDRLQELPVCFEKFEEIFDSKLKSSLVCLETLFKTLEDALQSHCSLVMKALTEKSQMEQALLEMERRLAAKDVEILDMKSSMQLLKEGLESLPAQLNDQFLKACKELGFLKPCNTSAEQHTLLSSASLPPHTTDKSFQTSPGLCQHCVLTEEHLHRSCCAGRGVCSCSGWSHFPCVTVGQQHRGSPGRNQVTGDGTSKGDLNSASGDKASPIAPAACGRANTFLQEVKCSSETQSCAAHPCMCWAGRHFLGSSQKKHCPVPLEVPLPTPLRKAFRRGTQGFKPLTPSQQQQPQVCHHSAQKATPGQRHSNWSTDHEVEKAAVGNKTKLSPGRMPWKKAIRRKTTYSTKGKGEHSGYADSGLKQQKANGIIDLESSRKNSLCSYLVDLNSENSDTVFAAPHQQILSSAQLGLTKNFPPVPHSDKSLQQLASRRKRSLEIKKTMNVSSVKRYLLDSSPEEDVLSLCSTTGVKQMSYFSLQSPSSSKKPHPVNPLAQQKTACCSLLLDCDSSD, from the exons GCCCAATAAGTTTTCCatgaggagcagcactgccagtgaCTACTCGAGTCTGAGTGATTCTCAGCTGCTCTTTGGCTCCCAGTTCTGCCCGGACAATGTGCAGTCGGCAGCGGCACCGCTGGAGCTGGGCACACAGCCGGGACAGCAGAACTCCCAGGAT AGCGAGCCCAGTATTTTTACCAAATACCAGACAAAACCACAGTTATTTGATgaagaaacaagagaaaaaggTTCTCTTAATTTTGGTGCCGGAAGAGTGAAAAATGTCTTGGAAAATTTTGAagtgaataaaaacaaaataaaggacAAATATGACCG tgAAGTCCTAAGCTCCTTTATTTTCAGCATCAAAGACAGGCTTCAAGAG CTGCCAGTATGCTTCGAGAAgtttgaagaaatatttgattCCAAACTCAAATCCAGTTTAGTTTGCCTAGAAACCCTTTTCAAGACAT TGGAAGATGCTCTTCAAAGTCACTGTAGCTTGGTGATGAAAGCTTTGACAGAAAAAAGCCAAAtggagcaggcactgctggagaTGGAGAGGAGACTTGCAGCC AAAGATGTGGAGATTTTGGATATGAAATCCAGTatgcagctgctgaaggaggGTCTggaatcactgccagcccagctgaaTGACCAGTTCCTGAAAGCATGTAAAGAACTTGGCTTCCTGAAGCCATGTAATACCTCAGCTGAACAGCACACGCTTTTGTCTAGTGCCAGCCTGCCCCCTCACACAACAGATAAGTCTTTCCAGAcctcccctgggctgtgccaacACTGTGTCCTGACTGAGGAGCACCTGCACAGGTCatgctgtgcaggcaggggagTTTGCAGCTGTTCAGGCTGGTCTCATTTCCCCTGTGTGACAGTGGGGCAGCAACACAGAGGCTCCCCTGGAAGGAACCAGGTCACTGGAGATGGCACATCTAAGGGTGACCTAAACTCAGCCTCAGGAGACAAAGCCAGCCCCATTGCTCCAGCAGCCTGTGGCAGAGCAAACACCTTTTTACAGGAGGTGAAATGCAGCTCGgagacacagagctgtgctgctcatcCTTGCatgtgctgggctggcagacACTTTTTGGGGAGTAGTCAGAAGAAACACTGTCCTGTACCACTAGAAGTGCCTCTACCAACCCCACTGAGAAAGGCATTCAGGAGAGGCACTCAAGGGTTTAAACCCCTGACaccatcacagcagcagcagcctcaagTTTGCCACCATTCTGCACAGAAAGCTACACCTGGGCAAAGACACAGCAACTGGTCCACAGACCATGAGGTGGAGAAGGCAGCTGTagggaacaaaacaaaactgagtcCAGGAAGGATGCCCTGGAAAAAAGCAATAAGGAGAAAGACAACATACTCCACTAAAGGGAAAGGCGAACACTCTGGATATGCTGACAGTGGGCTGAAGCAGCAGAAGGCAAATGGGATTATTGACTTGGAAAGCTCCAGAAAAAATTCCCTTTGCAGCTACTTGGTTGATCTGAATTCAGAAAATTCTGACACGGTCTTTGCAGCTCCCCATCAGCAGATCCTCAGcagtgctcagctggggctTACAAAGAATTTCCCACCAGTGCCACACTCTGATAAAAGCCTGCAACAGCTTGcaagcagaagaaagagaagtcttgaaattaaaaaaacaatgaaTGTTTCCAGTGTAAAAAGGTATCTCTTGGATTCCTCTCCTGAGGAGGATGTACTTTCCCTGTGTAGCACAACAGGTGTAAAGCAAATGAGCTACTTCAGCCTCCAAAGCCCCTCAAGCTCCAAGAAACCACATCCTGTCAATCCGCTGGCTCAGCAGAAAACAGCCTGTTGCTCTTTACTGTTAGATTGTGATTCTTCTGATTGA
- the IHO1 gene encoding interactor of HORMAD1 protein 1 isoform X1, which yields MNFNVWNIKEMLSTPTALGPNKFSMRSSTASDYSSLSDSQLLFGSQFCPDNVQSAAAPLELGTQPGQQNSQDSEPSIFTKYQTKPQLFDEETREKGSLNFGAGRVKNVLENFEVNKNKIKDKYDREVLSSFIFSIKDRLQELPVCFEKFEEIFDSKLKSSLVCLETLFKTLEDALQSHCSLVMKALTEKSQMEQALLEMERRLAAKDVEILDMKSSMQLLKEGLESLPAQLNDQFLKACKELGFLKPCNTSAEQHTLLSSASLPPHTTDKSFQTSPGLCQHCVLTEEHLHRSCCAGRGVCSCSGWSHFPCVTVGQQHRGSPGRNQVTGDGTSKGDLNSASGDKASPIAPAACGRANTFLQEVKCSSETQSCAAHPCMCWAGRHFLGSSQKKHCPVPLEVPLPTPLRKAFRRGTQGFKPLTPSQQQQPQVCHHSAQKATPGQRHSNWSTDHEVEKAAVGNKTKLSPGRMPWKKAIRRKTTYSTKGKGEHSGYADSGLKQQKANGIIDLESSRKNSLCSYLVDLNSENSDTVFAAPHQQILSSAQLGLTKNFPPVPHSDKSLQQLASRRKRSLEIKKTMNVSSVKRYLLDSSPEEDVLSLCSTTGVKQMSYFSLQSPSSSKKPHPVNPLAQQKTACCSLLLDCDSSD from the exons GCCCAATAAGTTTTCCatgaggagcagcactgccagtgaCTACTCGAGTCTGAGTGATTCTCAGCTGCTCTTTGGCTCCCAGTTCTGCCCGGACAATGTGCAGTCGGCAGCGGCACCGCTGGAGCTGGGCACACAGCCGGGACAGCAGAACTCCCAGGAT AGCGAGCCCAGTATTTTTACCAAATACCAGACAAAACCACAGTTATTTGATgaagaaacaagagaaaaaggTTCTCTTAATTTTGGTGCCGGAAGAGTGAAAAATGTCTTGGAAAATTTTGAagtgaataaaaacaaaataaaggacAAATATGACCG tgAAGTCCTAAGCTCCTTTATTTTCAGCATCAAAGACAGGCTTCAAGAG CTGCCAGTATGCTTCGAGAAgtttgaagaaatatttgattCCAAACTCAAATCCAGTTTAGTTTGCCTAGAAACCCTTTTCAAGACAT TGGAAGATGCTCTTCAAAGTCACTGTAGCTTGGTGATGAAAGCTTTGACAGAAAAAAGCCAAAtggagcaggcactgctggagaTGGAGAGGAGACTTGCAGCC AAAGATGTGGAGATTTTGGATATGAAATCCAGTatgcagctgctgaaggaggGTCTggaatcactgccagcccagctgaaTGACCAGTTCCTGAAAGCATGTAAAGAACTTGGCTTCCTGAAGCCATGTAATACCTCAGCTGAACAGCACACGCTTTTGTCTAGTGCCAGCCTGCCCCCTCACACAACAGATAAGTCTTTCCAGAcctcccctgggctgtgccaacACTGTGTCCTGACTGAGGAGCACCTGCACAGGTCatgctgtgcaggcaggggagTTTGCAGCTGTTCAGGCTGGTCTCATTTCCCCTGTGTGACAGTGGGGCAGCAACACAGAGGCTCCCCTGGAAGGAACCAGGTCACTGGAGATGGCACATCTAAGGGTGACCTAAACTCAGCCTCAGGAGACAAAGCCAGCCCCATTGCTCCAGCAGCCTGTGGCAGAGCAAACACCTTTTTACAGGAGGTGAAATGCAGCTCGgagacacagagctgtgctgctcatcCTTGCatgtgctgggctggcagacACTTTTTGGGGAGTAGTCAGAAGAAACACTGTCCTGTACCACTAGAAGTGCCTCTACCAACCCCACTGAGAAAGGCATTCAGGAGAGGCACTCAAGGGTTTAAACCCCTGACaccatcacagcagcagcagcctcaagTTTGCCACCATTCTGCACAGAAAGCTACACCTGGGCAAAGACACAGCAACTGGTCCACAGACCATGAGGTGGAGAAGGCAGCTGTagggaacaaaacaaaactgagtcCAGGAAGGATGCCCTGGAAAAAAGCAATAAGGAGAAAGACAACATACTCCACTAAAGGGAAAGGCGAACACTCTGGATATGCTGACAGTGGGCTGAAGCAGCAGAAGGCAAATGGGATTATTGACTTGGAAAGCTCCAGAAAAAATTCCCTTTGCAGCTACTTGGTTGATCTGAATTCAGAAAATTCTGACACGGTCTTTGCAGCTCCCCATCAGCAGATCCTCAGcagtgctcagctggggctTACAAAGAATTTCCCACCAGTGCCACACTCTGATAAAAGCCTGCAACAGCTTGcaagcagaagaaagagaagtcttgaaattaaaaaaacaatgaaTGTTTCCAGTGTAAAAAGGTATCTCTTGGATTCCTCTCCTGAGGAGGATGTACTTTCCCTGTGTAGCACAACAGGTGTAAAGCAAATGAGCTACTTCAGCCTCCAAAGCCCCTCAAGCTCCAAGAAACCACATCCTGTCAATCCGCTGGCTCAGCAGAAAACAGCCTGTTGCTCTTTACTGTTAGATTGTGATTCTTCTGATTGA
- the PRRT3 gene encoding proline-rich transmembrane protein 3 — translation MAAAQFVTWGMLLATGVPAKAQGVLPAGLSLGRDPLHSPAWGQQWPGPSPTWEASGEPSGAGAPRSERWGVKHPVHWSLPLQAGDGTRAPLERETTMTGADTKVWRDGSTVTAVTEESLIAWQGHEAEGQDSSLPHDSALGTPGPEVPMDTGADSPGPPWAGQGLSLSRHSVSKTVGTPSPQPTISTTALDPTLAAGMRTADAHTAGHTVAEGHIAVPGLSQDAQLTSASSQSVPLGTAPVSDPTGTGPDWGLHASPGSVQLVGRWGDTGGPPSPSPALPSSAPQLRHTAQSWRLAEPWTRALPFHQRSTRRAPLSHATTSPGDAGPRTDPGTTEQRGPQPVPGSVLSTGPAPPPASSTPGAASRGLLPEEDVGSPQQVRGAVGPVSVPNATKTTPQPTAHPTTGTLGTRHPDTPGTQTPAPSTATPSATWRRAGMTPQSVPRDPSSPQPQSTVRAPPALGANETGLRWAELQHQLGFSWEAHIYGGAAVFLLLALGCLAGLAGTAILRPPHLLHVVGAHGLLLAACLLRATFLLLDPYGARGRLPTPALLLLNTAPFPLLLAAFALLLQRLQRLAQLQLLPSRLRGLPALGAVAALQSAVMGAADLLPPRLGLTAALGLQALGCVAGALLLLAGLWGCWRVLRAPCEGPGPQPGPRALLAAAVAGLPVCGLQLFSAVWLRGVLGPHGRFSRPSWAAQLWLRIGELGTALALLAAAAEPVCRRCRRRSPAGHSCWAKALRYFCAGRKAEAPEYPNNCYDWAGGSTGGTGAERTPANDISKNLIRNPAEQLPLRALKDSNEVWAAGTGMPGLSPKCPNVLAARSCAAFEQGSSPSLGELIFRPPSPIDLRRSIDQALCRRHLLHDGLFGRPRRGSGSSLHGSPAPDKTPSLGRMVRCSSLTELSGPRQPHGTITVTVTASASSLESSSLKISWNPWRHGLSSPDSLPLDEAPSRAPLLVPAGAPGWEREGPRAFPALGKAVDSRSLSSDTIEL, via the exons ATGGCTGCAGCACAGTTCGTCACATGGGGGATGCTCCTGGCCACCGGAGTCCCTGCCAAGGCCCAGggggtgctgccagcagggctgtccttgggcagggaccccttgcacagccctgcctggggacagcagtggcCAGGCCCATCCCCCACCTGGGAGGCATCGGGGGAGCCGAGTGGTGCCGGGGCCCCAAGGAGTGAGCGCTGGGGGGTCAAGCACCCCGTGCACTGGTCCTTGCCGCTGCAGGCAGGGGATGGCACCAGGGCACCCCTGGAGAGGGAAACCACTATGACAGGCGCTGATACCAAGGTCTGGAGGGATGGCAGCACAGTCACGGCTGTGACAGAGGAGTCGCTCATTGCCTGGCAAGGGCACGAAGCTGAAGGCCAGGACAGCTCCCTGCCCCACGACTCTGCACTGGGTACACCGGGCCCTGAGGTGCCcatggacacaggggcagactCTCCAGGGccaccctgggcagggcagggcctcTCCCTGTCCAGGCACAGCGTCTCCAAGACAGTcggcacccccagccctcagccAACCAtatccaccactgccctggacCCCACGCTGGCAGCGGGCATGAGGACAGCAGATGCCCACACAGCGGGACACACAGTGGCAGAGGGACACATAGCGGTCCCGGGCCTCTCTCAGGATGCACAACTCACTTCAGCCAGCAGCCAGTCGGTCCcgctgggcacagcccctgtCTCTGATCCCACAGGCACGGGGCCAGACTGGGGTCTCCatgccagccctggctctgtgcagctggTGGGCCGctggggggacacgggagggccccccagcccctccccggctctgcccagctctgccccacagctgcGCCACACTGCCCAGTCCTGGAGGCTGGCTGAGCCCTGGACTCGAGCGCTCCCGTTCCACCAGCGCAGCACCCGGAGAGCTCCACTCAGCCACGCCACCACCAGCCCCGGCGATGCGGGCCCCCGGACAGACCCTGGGACTACGGAGCAGCGGGGACCCCAGCCCGTCCCAGGGTCTGTCCTCAGCACCGGCCCTGCGCCACCTCCCGCCTCCAGCACCCCCGGTGCCGCGAGCAGAG GGCTGCTGCCTGAGGAGGACGTCGGCTCCCCGCAGCAGGTCCGGGGCGCCGTGGGCCCTGTGAGCGTCCCAAATGCCACCAAAACGACCCCACAGCCAACGGCACATCCCACCACGGGGACGCTCGGGACAAGGCACCCAG ACACGCCGGGGACGCAGaccccagcccccagcactgcGACCCCCTCGGCCACGTGGCGACGGGCAGGGATGACGCCTCAGTCAGTCCCCCGAGATCCATCATCGCCGCAGCCACAATCCACAGTCCGTGCCCCACCGGCGCTGGGGGCCAACGAGACCGGGCTGCGCTGGGCcgagctgcagcaccagctgggcTTCTCCTGGGAGGCTCACATCTATGGAGGGGCTGCcgtcttcctgctgctggcgCTGGGCTGCCTGGCCGGGTTGGCGGGGACAGCCATCCTGCGGCCCCCACACCTTCTCCACGTTGTGGGGGCCCACGGGCTGCTGCTGGCCGCCTGCCTGCTGCGGgccaccttcctgctgctggatccCTATGGGGCACGGGGCCGTCTGCccactccagccctgctgctgctcaacACAGCCCCTTTCCCCCTGCTGCTCGCCGCCTTtgccctcctgctccagcgGCTGCAGCGCCTGGCccagcttcagctgctgccatcccGGCTGCGGGGGCTGCCAGCGCTGGGGGCTGTTGCGGCCCTGCAGAGTGCGGTGATGGGGGCCGCCGACCTGCTGCCGCCTCGGCTGGGCCTCACCGCTgcgctggggctgcaggcgcTGGGCTGCGTGGcgggggctctgctgctgctggcggggctctgggggtgctggcGGGTGCTGCGGGCGCCCTGCGAGGGGCCGGGGCCGCAGCCGGGGCCGCGGGCGCTTCTGGCGGCAGCGGTGGCGGGGCTGCCGGTCTGCgggctgcagctcttcagcGCTGTGTGGCTGCGAGGAGTCCTGGGGCCGCACGGGCGCTTCTCCCGGCCCAGCTGGGCggcacagctctggctgcgGATCGGCGAGCTGGGCACGGCCCTGGCGCTGCTGGCGGCCGCCGCCGAGCCTGTGtgccgccggtgccgccgccggAGCCCCGCCGGCCACTCCTGCTGGGCCAAGGCACTGCGGTACTTCTGCGCTGGCCGCAAAGCTGAAGCACCCGAATACCCCAACAACTGCTACGACTGGGCCGGTGGCAGCACCGGTGGCACCGGTGCGGAGCGGACACCCGCCAACGACATCTCCAAGAACCTCATCCGCAACCCGGCGGAGCAGCTGCCCCTGCGGGCTCTGAAGGACAGCAACGAGGTCTGGGCAGCTGGCACCGGGATGCCGGGGCTCAGCCCCAAGTGCCCCAACGTGTTGGCCGCCCGCTCCTGCGCCGCCTTTGAGCAGGGCTCGTCCCCCTCCCTGGGGGAGCTGATCTTCCGCCCGCCGTCCCCAATCGACCTCCGCCGCAGCATCGACCAGGCGCTCTGCCGCCGCCACCTCCTGCACGATGGCCTCTtcggccggccccgccgcggctcCGGCTCCTCACTGCACGGCTCCCCAGCCCCTGACAAGACCCCCAGCTTGGGGCGCATGGTGCGCTGCAGCTCGCTCACGGAACTGTCCGGCCCCCGCCAGCCCCACGGGACcatcactgtcactgtcaccgcCTCAGCCAGCTCGCTGGAGAGCAGCTCACTGAAGATCAGCTGGAACCCCTGGCGCCACGGGCTGTCCTCGCCCGACAGCCTGCCCCTGGACGAGGCACCCAGCCGGGCCCCTCTCCTGGTGCCCGCTGGAGCACCTGGCTGGGAGCGCGAGGGTCCCCGCGCCTTCCCAGCCCTTGGCAAGGCCGTGGACTCCCGCAGCCTCTCCAGCGACACCATTGAGCTCTGA
- the IHO1 gene encoding interactor of HORMAD1 protein 1 isoform X2, whose translation MTPCAWGCASRPNKFSMRSSTASDYSSLSDSQLLFGSQFCPDNVQSAAAPLELGTQPGQQNSQDSEPSIFTKYQTKPQLFDEETREKGSLNFGAGRVKNVLENFEVNKNKIKDKYDREVLSSFIFSIKDRLQELPVCFEKFEEIFDSKLKSSLVCLETLFKTLEDALQSHCSLVMKALTEKSQMEQALLEMERRLAAKDVEILDMKSSMQLLKEGLESLPAQLNDQFLKACKELGFLKPCNTSAEQHTLLSSASLPPHTTDKSFQTSPGLCQHCVLTEEHLHRSCCAGRGVCSCSGWSHFPCVTVGQQHRGSPGRNQVTGDGTSKGDLNSASGDKASPIAPAACGRANTFLQEVKCSSETQSCAAHPCMCWAGRHFLGSSQKKHCPVPLEVPLPTPLRKAFRRGTQGFKPLTPSQQQQPQVCHHSAQKATPGQRHSNWSTDHEVEKAAVGNKTKLSPGRMPWKKAIRRKTTYSTKGKGEHSGYADSGLKQQKANGIIDLESSRKNSLCSYLVDLNSENSDTVFAAPHQQILSSAQLGLTKNFPPVPHSDKSLQQLASRRKRSLEIKKTMNVSSVKRYLLDSSPEEDVLSLCSTTGVKQMSYFSLQSPSSSKKPHPVNPLAQQKTACCSLLLDCDSSD comes from the exons GCCCAATAAGTTTTCCatgaggagcagcactgccagtgaCTACTCGAGTCTGAGTGATTCTCAGCTGCTCTTTGGCTCCCAGTTCTGCCCGGACAATGTGCAGTCGGCAGCGGCACCGCTGGAGCTGGGCACACAGCCGGGACAGCAGAACTCCCAGGAT AGCGAGCCCAGTATTTTTACCAAATACCAGACAAAACCACAGTTATTTGATgaagaaacaagagaaaaaggTTCTCTTAATTTTGGTGCCGGAAGAGTGAAAAATGTCTTGGAAAATTTTGAagtgaataaaaacaaaataaaggacAAATATGACCG tgAAGTCCTAAGCTCCTTTATTTTCAGCATCAAAGACAGGCTTCAAGAG CTGCCAGTATGCTTCGAGAAgtttgaagaaatatttgattCCAAACTCAAATCCAGTTTAGTTTGCCTAGAAACCCTTTTCAAGACAT TGGAAGATGCTCTTCAAAGTCACTGTAGCTTGGTGATGAAAGCTTTGACAGAAAAAAGCCAAAtggagcaggcactgctggagaTGGAGAGGAGACTTGCAGCC AAAGATGTGGAGATTTTGGATATGAAATCCAGTatgcagctgctgaaggaggGTCTggaatcactgccagcccagctgaaTGACCAGTTCCTGAAAGCATGTAAAGAACTTGGCTTCCTGAAGCCATGTAATACCTCAGCTGAACAGCACACGCTTTTGTCTAGTGCCAGCCTGCCCCCTCACACAACAGATAAGTCTTTCCAGAcctcccctgggctgtgccaacACTGTGTCCTGACTGAGGAGCACCTGCACAGGTCatgctgtgcaggcaggggagTTTGCAGCTGTTCAGGCTGGTCTCATTTCCCCTGTGTGACAGTGGGGCAGCAACACAGAGGCTCCCCTGGAAGGAACCAGGTCACTGGAGATGGCACATCTAAGGGTGACCTAAACTCAGCCTCAGGAGACAAAGCCAGCCCCATTGCTCCAGCAGCCTGTGGCAGAGCAAACACCTTTTTACAGGAGGTGAAATGCAGCTCGgagacacagagctgtgctgctcatcCTTGCatgtgctgggctggcagacACTTTTTGGGGAGTAGTCAGAAGAAACACTGTCCTGTACCACTAGAAGTGCCTCTACCAACCCCACTGAGAAAGGCATTCAGGAGAGGCACTCAAGGGTTTAAACCCCTGACaccatcacagcagcagcagcctcaagTTTGCCACCATTCTGCACAGAAAGCTACACCTGGGCAAAGACACAGCAACTGGTCCACAGACCATGAGGTGGAGAAGGCAGCTGTagggaacaaaacaaaactgagtcCAGGAAGGATGCCCTGGAAAAAAGCAATAAGGAGAAAGACAACATACTCCACTAAAGGGAAAGGCGAACACTCTGGATATGCTGACAGTGGGCTGAAGCAGCAGAAGGCAAATGGGATTATTGACTTGGAAAGCTCCAGAAAAAATTCCCTTTGCAGCTACTTGGTTGATCTGAATTCAGAAAATTCTGACACGGTCTTTGCAGCTCCCCATCAGCAGATCCTCAGcagtgctcagctggggctTACAAAGAATTTCCCACCAGTGCCACACTCTGATAAAAGCCTGCAACAGCTTGcaagcagaagaaagagaagtcttgaaattaaaaaaacaatgaaTGTTTCCAGTGTAAAAAGGTATCTCTTGGATTCCTCTCCTGAGGAGGATGTACTTTCCCTGTGTAGCACAACAGGTGTAAAGCAAATGAGCTACTTCAGCCTCCAAAGCCCCTCAAGCTCCAAGAAACCACATCCTGTCAATCCGCTGGCTCAGCAGAAAACAGCCTGTTGCTCTTTACTGTTAGATTGTGATTCTTCTGATTGA